Proteins found in one Neurospora crassa OR74A linkage group II, whole genome shotgun sequence genomic segment:
- the cot-5 gene encoding mannosyltransferase translates to MAAGVDEKDKKTIVFLHPDLGIGGAERLVVDAAVGLQNRGHKVVIFTSHCDPRHCFDEARDGTLDVRVRGNSIIPPSLLGRFSILCAILRQLHLILQITLLTSELRTLSPSAFFVDQLSAGLPLLKLLVPTSPIFFYCHFPDLLLVQGRQTWYKRLYRLPFDTWEEWSMGFADSIAVNSSFTKGIVSHTWPSLASKRSLEVVHPCIDVRSTSDSSQNPNDDDKDVLPWTKTGIILSINRFERKKDIALAIKAFASLSPEQRGKAKLIIAGGYDNRVHENVSYHMDLVDLAEGAPYHLKTATAKTVVSALNTSPDVEVLFLLSVPNTLKEILLRSAKLLVYTPSNEHFGIVPLEAMLRGVPVLAANNGGPTETVVEGETGWLRDPNDVGEWAKVMDKVLNGMGEEELKRMGKKGVERVKGRFADTQMAERLEEIIERMPKGDAAQSGMILLVVGAAVAAVAGVISAVYWKLW, encoded by the exons ATGGCGGCGGGCGTCGACGAGAAAGATAAAAAGACAATAGTCTTCCTCCATCCCGACCTGGGAATTGGCGGCGCAGAAAGATTGGTTGTCGACGCCGCCGTAGGCCTTCAGAACCGTGGCCATAAGGTGGTCATCTTCACCAGCCATTGCGATCCCAGACACTGTTTTGATGAAGCTCGCGATG GAACCCTCGACGTTCGCGTCCGCGGCAACTCCAtcatccccccttcccttctcggCCGCTTCTCCATCCTCTGCGCCATCCTCCGCCAACTCCACCTAATCCTCCAAATTACCCTCCTAACCTCCGAACTACGcaccctctccccctccgccttcttcgtcGACCAACTCAGCGCCGGCCTACCCCTCCTCAAACTTCTCGTTCCGACCtctcccatcttcttctactGCCACTTCCCCGACCTGCTCCTCGTCCAAGGGCGCCAAACATGGTACAAGCGCCTCTACCGCCTTCCCTTCGACACCTGGGAAGAATGGTCCATGGGCTTCGCCGATTCCATCGCCGTCAACTCCTCCTTCACTAAGGGTATCGTCTCGCACACATGGCCCAGTCTCGCCAGCAAGCGCAGCCTGGAAGTCGTCCACCCATGCATCGACGTGCGCTCTACCTCCGACTCCAGCCAAAACCCcaatgacgacgacaaggatGTACTCCCCTGGACCAAAACGGGCATCATCCTATCCATCAACCGCTTTGAGCGCAAAAAGGACATTGCCCTGGCCATCAAGGCCTTCGCCTCTCTTTCTCCCGAACAAAGGGGGAAAGCAAAGTTGATTATCGCGGGGGGGTATGACAACCGCGTGCACGAGAACGTTTCGTACCATATGGACTTGGTGGACTTGGCCGAGGGCGCTCCTTACCATCTCAAGACGGCGACAGCCAAGACGGTCGTGTCGGCACTGAATACCTCCCCTGATGTGGAAGTCCTTTTTCTGTTGTCGGtacctaatacccttaaGGAAATCCTGTTGCGGTCAGCGAAATTGTTGGTCTACACGCCAAGTAACGAACACTTTGGTATCGTGCCGCTTGAAGCCATGTTAAGGGGCGTGCCGGTGTTGGCGGCGAATAATGGTGGACCGACGGAGACGGTGGTGGAAGGGGAGACGGGGTGGTTGAGAGACCCGAATGACGTAGGGGAGTGGGCTAAGGTTATGGATAAGGTTTTGAATGGgatgggggaggaagagttgAAGAGGATGGGAAAGAAGGGGGTGGAGAGGGTCAAGGGTAGGTTTGCGGATACGCAGATGGCGGAGAGGTTGGAGGAGATTATTGAAAGGATGCCCAAAGGGGACGCGGCGCAGAGTGGGATGATTcttttggtggtgggagCTGCGGTGGCGGCTGTTGCTGGGGTTATCAGTGCTGTGTATTGGAAACTTTGGTGA
- a CDS encoding JmjC domain-containing histone demethylation protein 3D: MSTQANGATAPDHPVAQDAVAQDLVVAHSSPDAIMTDADPDADPDASTPMGLRSPPESDKAMNLDEASESELSDLDDDVADKLDQDHTFDLDLGSDPLPDPKTGQQQQQPEPSVSHEHEPATAATVESATQIKEEQEGEGKESTSHSQQPDTGAASATTPTSPSEDIGEILPDRYENNVPVFKPTLKQFQDFKLFMEKVDKYGMKSGIIKIIPPEEWRSALPPLDELVKQVRVREPIKQEIMGQNGTYRQVNILHQRSYNLPQWRQLCDQSEHQPPARRGERRANAEKTKPAPRSRAAPPAANGTTSNKTPTNTNTGRGKRKGRVTRGSAKAATDETDDPPITPVSPPPEDEDKPLASIEEEDIKDEACEEEESIPRAGRMGFSRQGKPKMQSTSARRKYIRREGSAMIDEAAFKDWDYRMDVSDFTPERCEELERIYWKTLTYAPPLYGADLPGTLFAESTENWNLNKLPNLLDVLGTKVPGVNTAYLYLGMWKATFAWHLEDVDLYSINFLHFGAPKQWYSISQADARRFEAAMKNIWPTDAKACDQFLRHKSFLISPSHLKQHYGITVNKVVSYPGEFVVTYPYGYHSGYNLGYNCAEAVNFALDSWLPMGKIAKKCQCAQAQDSVWVDVYEIERKLRGESTEYEVTEDEDEDEDEDSDESDQDTGLPSPPSGLDHRGGKRVRTAGQKRKREANNRGTEGKAKRSRFRLKAPVEPPCCLCPNDIPGAEIMPTDDGRKAHRMCALYLPETYIETVDDQEIIANVAGIDKARLELKCLYCRSKKGACFQCSQKKCPRAYHATCAAAAGVFVEEGDVPVIGEDGTEYKEQAFEFSCRFHRVKRDRKTEGAILEDDPVVRKTAEGLKKNDICQIQYYQGNIFAGVVVENLHEEETLLLDVIPSGDRIQVEWKWLLVADPSEYRLPKASPNAIPMPTSKKAKQEINAKRPVEEIPRKGDEFSTGFVWAEFHTGEPDKNKEQVKIDLDKENQVWHYLGPTSTEARAQYTENPSRKQHNSKSNFLDTIPKPPPTYPVQVASAPRKSLSATYPTQQQQTFIASPASSSALASKQDKPYVYKPRKPVQPHTQFNVQYTSHMFMPAPPLPSPSYVPQQNHPFYQAQLRPNVPQTVHPSQVFSPQPMHYDGQRRMSQSTQPYPQQQMSPHHFAQHQMPQQMPQHQFQPQQQQQQFQHFQPPQQHYQQQPQQNYPQTPVPLPPQAFQFQQQTCAPLPQQVQPQQPQQQSPVPLPQQVQTALPEQQQQQQQVHHVQQTPVPVPQVPLQAQQSTQSSPQQQQQPQPQDEEAHQPLPPVDQTQPPSPPQPLPKPRPFKVYKACQFRKLKLPEKRPGAKKDLPDAFASRRFSFAGIDRIHDLPGIVWPPKNLISGRESQCRRGVWAPLSDEGIMPAPMTSSLLKCADDDQRVSQKYEFFQVHNNKDPLKHHSPYKPAVTELDETTGKKKLVHADFTNDYAENFTNFMKNAREALTRKDISEPSSRPVTSQAHSRNASSASAQPNDSQFQQNSFTGQPTQHPRVQPQYTYNQHEAGFGESSSSSPFSSHSVPAPVLFGPAFEQQSGSHQDMRQQYQGPWQQQYQNQGSHNIWMGSPQMVGSPQPQMFSPSPTQQGHHHHMPQSQQQAQNQQPQPQQPAKPQFTKQSHSPIPLPPYVQKMNQAKPSPLSQPPQTNSRQGSQGASSQSQSQKRRQRKSAQQASEQTISPTQLSVDTGAGSTPQGQPPKAQQTSNNPWTNANNVHLQFPSALNASSQQPAPATATQRPSQNTSDHTPAEADAGAEQQESGGEEEAHDVEENSYFNEAQGFQTPPLQPQTLSSTDVSPDQNYFPLSAPPPTPLGGIAFGGVGVGGFNPGSAFNVATLSGGIAGLGALGTLGGLLGGLESGASGNGTWSGRARGLSRSGDNVFMGSTSAIEDGEEGELGCGMGGGGGGGGGGSRGGVHGGGNGGTALSRQDVLDKILSNLHRLGTE; this comes from the exons ATGTCCACCCAAGCGAATGGCGCTACGGCGCCAGACCACCCCGTCGCCCAAGACGCTGTCGCCCAGGACCTCGTCGTCGCCCACAGCAGTCCGGACGCCATCATGACCGACGCCGATCCTGACGCCGACCCCGATGCCTCCACGCCCATGGGTCTGCGATCGCCACCGGAGAGCGACAAGGCCATGAATCTCGACGAGGCTTCCGAGTCCGAACTCAGTGACCTGGATGACGATGTTGCCGACAAACTCGACCAAGACCATACGTTCGATCTCGACCTCGGCTCCGACCCGCTGCCTGATCCGAAAACcggacagcagcaacagcagcctgAGCCTAGCGTCTCGCATGAACATGAGCCCGCCACCGCGGCCACGGTCGAAAGCGCAACGCAGATCAAGGAGGAAcaagaaggcgaaggaaAAGAGTCAACTTCGCACTCGCAACAGCCAGACACCGGGGCAGCGTCTGCGACCACCCCCACGTCTCCAAGTGAGGACATTGGCGAGATCTTGCCGGATAGATATGAGAACAACGTTCCTGTTTTCAAGCCAACCCTGAAGCAGTTTCAAGATTTCAAACTCTTT ATGGAAAAGGTAGACAAATATGGCATGAAATCCGGCATTATCAAGATCATCCCTCCCGAGGAATGGAGGAGCGCGCTGCCGCCACTGGACGAGCTGGTCAAGCAGGTCCGCGTCCGCGAGCCAATCAAGCAGGAGATCATGGGCCAAAATGGAACCTATCGCCAGGTCAATATTCTCCATCAGCGATCCTACAACCTGCCCCAATGGCGCCAACTTTGCGATCAGAGCGAACACCAGCCCCCTGCGCGACGAGGAGAGCGACGAGCCAATGCCGAAAAGACCAAGCCCGCTCCTCGAAGCCGCGCTGCCCCGCCTGCTGCGAACGGTACGACATCGAACAAGACTCCGACAAATACAAACACGGgcagaggaaaaagaaagggcaGGGTTACTCGAGGATCGGCAAAGGCCGCTACGGATGAAACCGACGATCCCCCCATCACTCCCGTGTCACCACCgcccgaagacgaagacaAACCACTTGCGTCgattgaggaggaggatatcaaGGACGAAGCttgcgaggaagaagagagcaTTCCCAGAGCTGGCCGAATGGGCTTTAGCAGGCAAGGCAAGCCCAAGATGCAATCGACATCGGCACGGCGCAAGTACATTCGTCGCGAAGGGTCGGCCATGATCGACGAGGCTGCTTTCAAGGACTGGGATTATCGTATGGACGTGTCCGACTTCACGCCCGAGCGCTGCGAAGAGCTGGAAAGGATATACTGGAAGACATTGACATATGCCCCTCCGCTATACGGTGCCGATCTCCCCGGAACCTTGTTCGCCGAATCCACCGAGAATTGGAATCTCAACAAACTCCCCAACCTATTGGATGTTCTGGGCACAAAGGTTCCTGGCGTCAACACGGCGTatctctacctaggtatgtggAAGGCGACCTTTGCGTGGCATTTGGAGGATGTCGACCTTTACAGCATCAACTTCCTTCACTTTGGAGCTCCCAAGCAATGGTATAGTATCTCGCAAGCGGATGCCCGTCGATTCGAAGCCGCCATGAAGAATATCTGGCCAACCGATGCCAAAGCCTGCGATCAGTTCCTCCGCCACAAGTCCTTCCTGATCTCCCCCTCCCACCTCAAGCAGCATTACGGCATCACGGTCAACAAGGTTGTGTCCTATCCCGGCGAGTTTGTCGTGACCTACCCGTATGGCTACCACTCTGGCTACAACCTGGGCTACAACTGCGCTGAGGCTGTCAACTTCGCGTTAGACAGTTGGCTCCCCATGGGCAAGATCGCCAAGAAGTGTCAATGTGCGCAAGCTCAGGACAGTGTCTGGGTGGATGTCTACGAGATCGAGCGTAAGCTGCGCGGCGAGTCGACCGAGTATGAGGTAacggaggatgaggatgaagacgaggatgaggactcGGACGAATCAGACCAAGATACCGGATTGCCTAGTCCGCCATCAGGCTTGGATCacagaggaggaaagagagtCAGGACAGCGGGGCAAAAGAGAAAACGGGAGGCAAACAACAGGGGTACAGAAGGGAAAGCGAAAAGAAGTCGCTTCCGCCTCAAGGCACCTGTCGAGCCGCCGTGTTGTCTATGTCCCAACGATATTCCCGGCGCAGAGATTATGCCTACGGACGATGGTCGCAAGGCCCACCGGATGTGTGCTCTATATCTACCCGAGACATACATCGAGACCGTCGACGACCAAGAAATCATTGCGAATGTGGCGGGCATCGACAAGGCCCGCTTGGAGCTCAAGTGCTTGTACTGCCGGTCCAAGAAAGGTGCTTGCTTCCAATGCTCGCAAAAGAAGTGTCCCAGGGCGTACCATGCCACATGTGCAGCTGCCGCTGGTGTGTTTGTGGAAGAGGGTGATGTGCCGGTTATCGGAGAGGATGGGACGGAATACAAGGAGCAGGCGTTTGAGTTCAGCTGCCGCTTCCACAGAGTTAAGAGAGATCGGAAAACAGAAGGCGCTATTCTCGAAGACGATCCTGTGGTGCGCAAGACTGCAGAGGGACTCAAAAAGAACGACATCTGTCAGATCCAGTACTATCAGGGCAACATTTTCGccggtgtggtggtggagaacCTGCATGAGGAGGAGACCCTCCTGCTGGATGTTATTCCGAGCGGTGATAGGATTCAGGTTGAGTGGAAATGGCTTCTCGTGGCCGACCCGTCCGAGTACAGGCTGCCTAAGGCATCACCCAACGCCATTCCGATGCCGACCTCGAAGAAAGCCAAGCAGGAGATCAACGCCAAGCGCCCGGTCGAGGAGATACCGAGGAAGGGCGATGAGTTCTCTACTGGATTTGTCTGGGCCGAATTCCACACTGGCGAGCCCGACAAGAACAAGGAGCAAGTCAAGATTGATTTGGACAAGGAAAACCAAGTCTGGCATTACCTGGGACCGACGTCTACGGAAGCCAGAGCGCAATACACGGAGAACCCGTCTAGGAAGCAGCACAACTCCAAGAGCAACTTTCTGGACACTATACCCAAGCCGCCTCCAACCTACCCTGTTCAAGTTGCCTCGGCACCTAGGAAATCGTTGTCGGCAACGTACCCgacacaacaacagcagacCTTCATCGCGTCACCAGCATCGTCGTCGGCCCTAGCATCCAAGCAGGATAAGCCATATGTGTACAAACCACGCAAGCCTGTCCAGCCACACACACAGTTCAACGTTCAATATACGTCGCACATGTTCATGCCAGCACCGCCTCTTCCGTCACCGTCGTACGTGCCTCAGCAGAACCACCCGTTCTACCAGGCACAATTGCGACCGAATGTCCCGCAAACGGTACACCCTTCCCAGGTGTTTAGCCCTCAGCCCATGCACTACGATGGTCAGCGTAGGATGTCGCAGTCAACTCAACCATATCCTCAACAGCAAATGTCACCACATCATTTTGCTCAACACCAAATGCCCCAGCAGATGCCGCAACACCAATTCCaaccgcagcagcaacagcagcaattCCAACATTTCCAACCGCCGCAGCAGCATTATCAGCAACAACCTCAGCAGAATTACCCACAAACCCCTGTCCCGCTGCCGCCCCAGGCTTTCCAGTTTCAGCAGCAGACTTGTGCTCCTTTACCACAACAGGTTCAGCCTCAACAACCGCAACAGCAGAGTCCTGTTCCTTTGCCACAGCAGGTTCAAACTGCACTGCctgagcagcaacagcagcagcaacaggttCACCATGTTCAGCAGACGCCTGTTCCTGTACCCCAGGTGCCTTTGCAAGCTCAACAGTCAACTCAGAGCTCtccgcagcaacagcaacaaccacagccCCAGGACGAAGAAGCTCACCAACCGCTGCCGCCGGTAGATCAAACTCAGCCACCATCTCCGCCGCAACCTCTGCCGAAGCCAAGACCCTTCAAGGTGTACAAGGCATGCCAGTTTAGGAAACTCAAACTCCCCGAGAAGAGGCCAGGCGCTAAGAAAGACCTGCCTGATGCCTTTGCATCCCGAAGGTTCTCGTTTGCTGGCATTGACCGGATCCATGACCTCCCAGGAATTGTATGGCCTCCGAAAAACCTGATTTCAGGCCGTGAAAGTCAGTGCAGACGGGGAGTCTGGGCTCCATTGAGTGACGAGGGCATCATGCCGGCTCCAATGACTTCGTCACTGCTTAAGTGTGCGGATGATGATCAGAGGGTGTCTCAAAAGTACGAATTTTTCCAGGTTCATAATAACAA GGATCCGCTGAAGCACCACTCGCCTTATAAGCCGGCTGTGACTGAACTGGATGAGACCACTGGGAAGAAAAAGCTCGTTCACGCCGACTTCACGAATGACTATGCGGAAAACTTTACAAACTTCATGAAGAATGCTCGTGAGGCCTTGACGAGGAAGGACATTTCGGAGCCTAGCTCGAGACCAGTGACTAGTCAAGCTCACTCACGCAACGCTTCCTCTGCATCTGCTCAGCCGAACGATAGTCAGTTTCAGCAGAACTCGTTCACTGGCCAGCCTACGCAGCACCCAAGAGTCCAACCCCAGTACACTTACAACCAGCACGAGGCTGGATTTGGTGaatcctcatcttcgtcgcCGTTTTCAAGTCACTCAGTTCCAGCACCAGTCCTGTTCGGTCCTGCCTTTGAGCAACAGTCTGGATCTCATCAAGATATGAGGCAGCAGTACCAAGGACCTTGGCAACAGCAGTATCAAAACCAGGGCAGTCATAACATCTGGATGGGGAGTCCACAAATGGTGGGGAGCCCTCAACCGCAGATGTTCTCCCCTTCGCCGACACAACaggggcatcatcatcatatgCCTCAATCGCAGCAACAGGCTCAGAACCAGCAGCCTCAGCCGCAACAGCCGGCGAAGCCGCAGTTTACCAAGCAAAGTCATAGTCCGATTCCGTTGCCGCCGTACGTGCAAAAGATGAATCAGGCCAAGCCATCGCCGTTAAGCCAACCTCCACAGACAAACAGCCGGCAGGGAAGTCAAGGAGCTTCCTCGCAATCCCAGTCTCAGAAGCGGCGACAACGAAAATCGGCTCAGCAGGCGTCAGAGCAAACTATCTCTCCTACCCAGTTAAGTGTGGACACGGGAGCAGGGTCGACACCGCAAGGTCAACCTCCAAAGGCACAGCAGACGTCGAATAACCCCTGGACGAATGCGAACAATGTCCATTTGCAGTTCCCTTCGGCGCTTAATGCGTCCTCACAACAACCAGCGCCAGCCACTGCAACACAACGACCCTCTCAAAATACCTCGGACCACACGCCCGCAGAAGCAGATGCAGGGGCCGAGCAACAAGAGAgcggaggggaagaagaagcccatGACGTGGAAGAGAATTCGTACTTCAATGAAGCCCAAGGTTTCCAAACCCCTCCCTTGCAACCCCAaaccctctcctccaccgaCGTCTCCCCCGACCAGAACTACTTTCCCCTTtccgcaccaccacccaccccgCTTGGCGGCATCGCTTTCGGCGGTGTCGGCGTAGGAGGCTTTAACCCCGGCTCTGCCTTCAACGTGGCTACCCTCAGCGGCGGGATTGCCGGGCTGGGGGCCTTGGGTACGCTAGGCGGCTTGCTCGGCGGTCTTGAATCGGGAGCCAGTGGGAATGGTACGTGGAGCGGACGGGCGAGAGGGCTGAGTAGGAGTGGAGATAATGTGTTTATGGGGAGTACGAGTGCGATcgaggatggagaggagggggagttGGGGTGTGGgatggggggaggaggaggaggaggaggaggaggatcaaGGGGAGGGGTACATGGCGGTGGTAATGGTGGGACGGCGTTGAGTCGGCAGGATGTGTTGGACAAGATTTTGTCGAATTTGCATCGGTTGGGGACGGAGTAG
- the pmg gene encoding amino acid permease NAAP1: MYICDSTVHRLWGRHSRSLTRPSVNEVLVAKVLYPLSLPSLLLSSVSSLSPPPSNPSSQNHTMSDIEKGSAGSHDKETRVDAATLPAYEAGSVAEAQQEDFMTRNGLNLASFKPRRFHTGDGTEIERTMKSRHLHMIAIGGSIGAGFFVGSGKALHNGGPASLLIDFAIIGVMMFNVVYALGELAVMFPVTGGFYTYSTRFIDPSWGFAMGWNYVFQWAIVLPLELTVCGFTVGYWNQDISVAVWITIFLVAIIIINVFGTLGYAEEEFWASAFKLGATIVFLIICLVMVLGGGPKGSRYDHYTGAALWYSPGAFANGFRGFCSCFVTAAFAFSGTELVGLAAAEAKNPVKSLPGAIKQVFWRITLFYILGLFFVGLLIPYDDENLLGANPFINVNASPFVLVGKYANLTGFDSFMNVVILVSVLSLGVSCVYGGSRTLTALAQQGYAPKIFTYVDRSNRPLFSVLLIIAFGPLAYVNLAAAGPTVFDWLLSLSGLAALFTWGSICLSHIRFRKAWALKGHSVEEIPFRAAGGVWGSWLGLVLVVLVLIAQFYVAICPPGGGFNTVEGFFVQYLALPVVIVFWIGGFIWKRTSWLRVDQIDVDTGRREHDWESINAYQAELAAMPAWKRWFHKLFV, encoded by the exons ATGTACATATGTGATTCTACTGTACATCGCCTTTGGGGTAGACACTCCCGCAGTCTGACCAGGCCCAGCGTGAACGAAGTGCTCGTGGCAAAAGTACTTtatcctctctccctcccctctcttctcctttcctcCGTCTCTTCTCTCTCCCCACCTCCCTCCAACCCATCATCCCAAAACCACACCATGTCCGACATAGAAAAAGGGTCAGCGGGCTCCCACGACAAGGAGACCCGCGTCGACGCGGCCACTCTTCCCGCCTATGAGGCCGGCAGCGTCGCCGAGGCGCAACAGGAGGACTTCATGACGCGCAACGGTCTCAACCTCGCCTCCTTCAAGCCCCGCCGGTTCCACACGGGCGACGGCACCGAGATCGAGCGCACCATGAAGTCCCGCCACCTGCACATGATCGCCATTGGCGGCTCCATCGGCGCCGGTTTCTTTGTCGGGTCCGGCAAGGCGCTGCACAACGGCGGGCCGGCGTCGCTGCTGATTGATTTCGCCATCATCGGCGTCATGATGTTCAACGTCGTGTACGCCCTGGGTGAGCTGGCTGTCATGTTTCCTGTTACCGGTGGCTTCTACACCTACTCGACTCGCTTTATCGATCCGTCTTGGGGTTTCGCCATGGGTTGGAACTATGTTTTCCAGTGGGCGATTGTCTTGCCTCTGGAACTTACCGTTTGCGGGTTTACGGTCGGGTACTGGAATCAGGACATAAGTGTTG CCGTCTGGATCaccatcttcctcgtcgccatcatcatcatcaacgtcTTCGGCACCCTCGGCTACGCCGAAGAGGAATTCTGGGCTTCGGCATTCAAGCTCGGCGCCACCATtgtcttcctcatcatctgCCTCGTCATGGTCCTCGGCGGCGGTCCCAAAGGCAGCCGCTACGACCACTACACCGGTGCCGCCCTGTGGTACTCCCCCGGCGCCTTCGCCAACGGCTTTAGGGGGTTCTGCTCCTGCTTCGTCACTGCGGCTTTTGCCTTTTCGGGCACCGAACTCGTCGGTCTCGCTGCTGCCGAGGCCAAAAACCCCGTCAAGTCCCTTCCCGGCGCCATCAAGCAAGTCTTTTGGCGCATCACCCTCTTTTACATCCTCggtctcttcttcgtcggctTGCTCATCCCCTATGACGACGAGAACCTGTTGGGCGCTAACCCGTTCATCAACGTCAACGCCTCCCCCTTTGTGCTGGTGGGCAAGTACGCGAACCTGACGGGCTTCGACTCGTTCATGAATGTGGTTATTCTGGTGTCGGTCCTCTCGCTCGGTGTCTCGTGCGTCTATGGTGGCTCGCGCACCTTGACTGCCCTCGCTCAGCAGGGGTACGCGCCCAAGATCTTTACGTACGTTGATCGTTCCAACCGCCCGCTGTTCTCGGTCCTGCTCATTATTGCGTTTGGCCCCCTGGCGTATGTCAACTTGGCGGCTGCTGGTCCGACCGTGTTCGATTGGTTGCTTTCGCTTTCCGGGCTGGCGGCGCTGTTCACGTGGGGATCGATTTGCTTGAGCCATATTCGCTTTCGCAAGGCGTGGGCGCTCAAGGGACATAGTGTGGAGGAGATCCCGTTCCGGGCTGCGGGCGGTGTGTGGGGATCGTGGctggggttggtgttggttgttTTGGTGTTGATTGCTCAG TTCTACGTAGCCATCTGCCCacccggcggcggcttcaACACGGTCGAGGGCTTCTTCGTGCAGTACCTCGCCTTgcccgtcgtcatcgtcttctGGATCGGTGGATTCATCTGGAAGCGCACGAGCTGGCTCCGCGTTGATCAGATCGATGTTGACACGGGCCGTCGCGAACATGATTGGGAGTCGATTAATGCGTACCAAGCTGAGTTGGCTGCTATGCCTGCTTGGAAGAGGTGGTTCCATAAGTTGTTTGTCTGa
- a CDS encoding sphingosine-1-phosphate phosphohydrolase, whose protein sequence is MGSHNHGASSGAELSNGAPLLTVNGKPVENGVVDAGLKSLDHYQRALPKWRYNLRQRLLPLIRWETPYLAMLQEKLRTPALDRYFAITANLGTHTFFMIGLPVLFWCSFSSFGKGLVHILAAGVFWTGFIKDMLSLPRPLSPPLHRITMSGSAALEYGFPSTHSANAVSVTVYSILVLHSDKNTFSPSTTFALELLAYFYAFSIVFGRLYCGMHGFLDVIIGSIMGAAISYIEFYYGPPFQDWLYASDYLAPILFAITILILVRIHPEPADDCPCFDDSVSFAGVIVGLEIGTWHFARSRWNHIYNGPNALFDLSALGWPVIVIRLILGVLIIFAWREVMKPTLLKVLPHLFRVIETHGLSLPRRFFMPASEYKDVPLNLRDDEVLPKVSDIPRMMRSIRGPGRGRAVSIGPQSAADAYETLAYRERKRRESLSSEKGSGLKQAQSTAEGTDGEESMVDQTAHSSGVEKYERQMGQGQVVVESTGNLSPNSSAVEEPGMYLGQRDELGEREIFSKLTRPRVRYDVEVVTKLVVYAGIGWLAVDMIPILFELTGLLGAGHLPLPVPSS, encoded by the exons ATGGGTTCACACAACCATGGCGCTAGCTCTGGCGCAGAGCTCTCCAATGGTGCCCCGCTGCTGACTGTCAATGGGAAACCCGTCGAGAATGGCGTCGTCGACGCGGGGTTGAAGAGCCTAGATCATT ACCAGAGAGCGCTTCCAAAATGGCGATACAACCTACGACAACGACTACTCCCTCTCATCCGCTGGGAAACCCCATACCTAGCCATGCTCCAGGAAAAGTTACGGACACCAGCGTTGGATAGATACTTTGCCATCACGGCCAACCTCGGAACACACACCTTCTTCATGATCGGTCTACCAGTCCTCTTCTGGTGCAGTTTCTCCAGCTTCGGCAAGGG CCTTGTCCACATCCTCGCTGCCGGCGTCTTCTGGACCGGCTTCATCAAAGATATGCTCTCCCTCCCGCGACCGctctcccctcctctccatcgaATCACCATGTCCGGTTCCGCCGCTCTCGAATACGGTTTCCCGTCTACACACTCCGCCAATGCCGTCTCCGTAACCGTCTACTCgatcctcgtcctccacaGCGACAAGAACACTTTCTCACCCAGCACGACGTTCGCGCTCGAGCTGCTTGCCTACTTCTACGCCTTCTCCATCGTCTTCGGCCGCCTCTACTGCGGCATGCACGGCTTCCTCGACGTCATCATCGGTTCCATCATGGGCGCCGCTATCTCCTACATCGAGTTCTACTACGGCCCGCCCTTCCAAGACTGGCTGTACGCCAGCGACTATCTCGCTCCCATACTATTCGCCATAACCATCCTTATCCTCGTGCGCATCCACCCCGAGCCGGCGGACGACTGCCCCTGCTTCGACGACTCCGTCTCCTTTGCCGGCGTCATTGTCGGTCTCGAGATCGGAACCTGGCACTTTGCGCGGTCAAGGTGGAACCACATTTACAACGGACCCAACGCTCTCTTCGACCTCTCGGCTTTGGGGTGGCCGGTGATTGTCATTCGTCTCATCCTCGGCGTCCTCATCATCTTTGCCTGGCGCGAAGTCATGAAGCCTACGCTGCTCAAAGTCTTGCCTCACCTCTTCCGCGTCATCGAGACCCACGGCCTCTCACTGCCCCGCCGCTTCTTCATGCCCGCCAGCGAGTACAAGGACGTCCCGCTCAACCTGCGCGACGACGAGGTTCTTCCCAAAGTCAGCGACATCCCCCGGATGATGCGCAGCATCCGTGGACCTGGGCGTGGTCGGGCGGTCAGTATTGGACCACAGAGCGCGGCAGATGCGTATGAGACGCTGGCGTAtcgggagaggaagaggagggagagcttGAGTAGCGAGAAGGGCTCCGGGTTGAAGCAGGCTCAGAGTACTGCTGAGGGCACTGATGGAGAGGAGTCTATGGTGGATCAGACAGCGCATTCGTCGGGCGTTGAGAAGTACGAGAGGCAGATGGGTCAGGGGCAGGTGGTTGTGGAGAGCACAGGGAATTTGAGCCCAAATTCATCGGCCGTGGAGGAGCCAGGTATGTATCTGGGCCAGAGGGACGAGTTGGGAGAGAGGGAAATATTCTCGAAACTCACGAGGCCGAGAGTAAGGTATGATGTGGAGGTGGTGACGAAGTTGGTTGTTTATGCTG GTATCGGATGGCTAGCAGTCGACATGATCCCTATATTATTCGAGCTCACAGGGCTACTGGGAGCTGGCCATCTCCCCTTGCCCGTTCCTTCTTCATGA